In Dama dama isolate Ldn47 chromosome 9, ASM3311817v1, whole genome shotgun sequence, the following proteins share a genomic window:
- the EBI3 gene encoding interleukin-27 subunit beta, giving the protein MALRLVLVFAVSLWVGCSLCREREGYPVASSQPRVWCQASRYPVAIDCSWTLPPTPPNSTRPTSFIATYRLGVAAHGESWPCLQPTPEATSCIIPDVQMFSMVPYVLNITAVQPAGVSSSFLPFVPEHIIKPDPPEGVRLSPLPGQQLWVQWEPPRTWPFPEIFSLKYRIRYKRHGAARFRQVGPIEATSFTLKAVRPQAKYCIQVAAQDLTDYGEWSAWSLPAAASMTLGK; this is encoded by the exons ATGGCCCTGAGACTCGTCCTGGTCTTTGCCGTCAGCCTCTGGGTGGGCTGCTCACTCTGTCGCGAGAGAGAAG gctACCCAGTAgcttcctcccagcccagggtgTGGTGCCAGGCCTCCAGGTACCCGGTTGCCATAGACTGCTCCTGGACCCTGCCGCCCACTCCTCCGAATTCCACCAGGCCCACATCGTTCATTGCCACGTACAG GCTCGGCGTGGCAGCCCATGGGGAAAGCTGGCCCTGCCTCCAGCCGACACCAGAAGCCACCAGCTGTATCATCCCCGATGTCCAGATGTTCTCCATGGTGCCCTATGTGCTCAACATCACCGCTGTCCAACCCGCTGGTGTCAGCAGCAGCTTCTTGCCCTTTGTCCCAGAGCACATCA TCAAACCGGACCCTCCGGAAGGCGTGCGCCTGAGCCCCCTCCCTGGGCAGCAGCTGTGGGTGCAATGGGAGCCCCCCCGGACTTGGCCCTTCCCGGAGATCTTCTCCCTCAAGTACCGGATCCGCTACAAGCGTCACGGGGCTGCCCGCTTTCGTCAG GTGGGGCCAATTGAAGCCACATCCTTCACCCTCAAGGCTGTGAGGCCTCAAGCCAAGTACTGCATCCAGGTGGCTGCTCAGGACCTCACCGACTACGGGGAATGGAGTGCCTGGAGTCTCCCTGCTGCTGCCTCCATGACCCTGGGCAAGTAG
- the ANKRD24 gene encoding ankyrin repeat domain-containing protein 24: MKQLCLCAAASFASQDWGKSDERLLQAVENNDPTRVASLITRKGLVPTKLDPEGKSAFHLAAMRGAASCLEVMLAHGANAMSTDGAGYNALHLAAKYGHPQCLKQLLQASCAVDTVDSSGWTALHHAAAGGCISCSEILCSFKAHLNPRDRLGTTPLIIAAQMCHTDLCRLLLQQGAAANDQDLQGRTALMLACEGASPETVEVLLQGGAQPGITDALGQNAAHYGTLAGDKLILHLLQEAAQRPSPPSEDDSGEASSQNSVSSHDKQGAPKKRKAPQPPTNIPMPDDQDAYEEIVRLRQERGRLLQKIRGLEQHQERRKQELPEAEASSLHSLERQVQELQQLLAEKQEEKESLGREVESLQSRLSLLENERENTSYDVATLQDEEGELPEFPGAEVLLSKQLSPSAQELLASLQEQVAMLTRQNQELMEKVQILEHFEKDEMEADGLAEVIPLELYNALQAEFDQLRRQHAKALQALEQQKAREALAEEEAASREGKGLGTKTSRNGPVEIALNGTAAPETRVNGVETTDEEAAGVETMEALSQSLEVVSTMAEATDTETTETEGVGAQPLETKATGAEVTEMKTPEGGGNPEPKAIGAETTSMKTEMKPTGVGAVEELTGTEAMGEEVMTPRVLTGPILHPGAAEASEKLQTELETRIRSLEEALRQREREAAAELEAAHGKCEAAEAEAGRLRERVREAEGGRASGVRDGDTGQLRAALEQAREDLRDRDCRLRELEAASVLLDEARAGRLLAEEEARGLRAELARREEARLELSRELEALREQLVVATATGEQQRATAAELGQARDAAEARAAELSVACEEARQGLAELREASEALRQSAVPASEHHRLQEEALELRGRAACLEQEVVATGKEAARLRAELERERAGSMARLEHERIVGALQADVARLQGQLEELGRRHEKTTAEVFQVQREALFMKSERHAAEAQLATAEQQLRGLRTEAERARQAQSHALEALERAKEKDKKITELSKEVFSLKEALKDQLGAPDSLEVEALRGQVKALREQLEEAARDHSAVVALYRSHLLYAIQGQMDEDVQRILSQILQMQRLQAQGR; this comes from the exons ATGAAGCAGCTGTGTCTGTGCGCCGCCGCCTCCTTCGCG AGCCAGGACTGGGGCAAAAGTGACGAGCGGCTGCTGCAGGCGGTGGAGAACAATGATCCCACGCGGGTGGCCTCCCTCATCACCCGCAAGGGGCTCGTGCCCACCAAGCTGGACCCCGAGGGCAAGTCCGC ATTCCACTTGGCAGCCATGAGGGGTGCAGCCAGCTGTCTTGAGGTGATGCTGGCACACGGCGCCAACGCCATGAGCACGGACGGGGCAG GTTACAACGCCCTCCACCTGGCTGCTAAGTACGGGCACCCACAGTGCTTGAAGCAACTACTGCAG GCATCCTGCGCGGTGGATACAGTGGACAGCAGTGGGTGGACTGCCCTGCATCATGCAG CTGCTGGCGGCTGCATCTCCTGCTCAGAAATACTCTGCTCCTTCAAGGCCCATCTGAATCCCCGAGATCGG CTGGGTACAACACCCCTCATCATTGCAGCTCAGATGTGTCACACAGATCTGTGCCGCCTCCTCCTGCAGCAGGGGGCTGCTGCAAATGACCAGGACCTTCAGGGCAG GACGGCCCTGATGCTGGCCTGTGAGGGAGCCAGCCCCGAAACAGTGGAGGTGCTGCTGCAGGGCGGCGCCCAGCCGGGCATCACAGATGCGCTGGGCCAGAATGCTGCTCACTACGGCACCCTGGCAGGGGACAAGCTCATCCTGCACCTCCTCCAGGAGGCAGCCCAGCGCCCCTCACCACCCAGCG AGGATGATTCAGGCGAGGCATCATCTCAG AATTCTGTGTCCAGCCATGACAAGCAAGGGGCCCCCAAGAAGCGGAAGGCACCTCAACCCCCCACCAATATCCCAATGCCG gaTGACCAAGATGCCTACGAGGAGATCGTGCGGCTGCGACAGGAGAGGGGCCGTCTGCTACAGAAGATCCGGGGCCTAGAGCAGCACCAGGAACGAAGAAAGCAGGAG CTGCCAGAGGCAGAGGCCAGTTCCCTCCACAGCCTGGAGAGACAG GTCCAAGAGCTACAGCAGCTTCTGGCcgagaagcaggaggagaaggagagcctGGGCCGAGAGGTGGAGAGTTTGCAGAGTAGGCTCTCCCTTCTGGAG AATGAGCGGGAGAACACCAGCTATGATGTGGCCACCCTGCAGGATGAGGAGGGTGAGCTACCCGAATTCCCAG GGGCTGAGGTGCTGCTCTCCAAGCAGCTAAGCCCGTCGGCCCAGGAGCTCTTGGCTTCGCTGCAGGAGCAGGTGGCCATGCTCACCAGACAGAACCAGGAGCTGATGGAGAAAGTCCAG ATCCTGGAGCACTTTGAGAAGGACGAGATGGAGGCAGATGGTCTGGCCGAGGTCATTCCTCTGGAGCTCTACAATGCTCTCCAGGCTGAGTTTGACCAGCTCCGCAGGCAGCATGCCAAAGCCCTGCAGGCGCTGGAGCAGCAGAAAGCTCGGGAGGCCCTTGCAGAAGAGGAGGCAGCCTCTAGGGAGGGCAAAGGTCTGGGAACCAAGACCTCCAGAAATGGGCCGGTGGAAATAGCGCTTAACGGCACTGCAGCTCCGGAAACCAGAGTGAATGGAGTCGAGACCACGGACGAGGAGGCTGCAGGAGTAGAAACCATGGAAGCCCTGTCACAGAGCTTGGAAGTCGTGTCCACGATGGCCGAGGCCACGGACACGGAGACCACGGAAACAGAGGGTGTGGGGGCCCAGCCCTTGGAAACAAAGGCCACAGGAGCTGAGGTTACAGAAATGAAAACTCCAGAAGGAGGAGGAAACCCAGAACCAAAGGCCATAGGAGCAGAGACCACCAGtatgaaaacagaaatgaagcCCACTGGAGTAGGTGCAGTGGAAGAGCTCACAGGCACAGAGGCCATGGGAGAGGAGGTCATGACCCCGAGGGTCCTCACAGGCCCCATCCTGCACCCGGGTGCTGCAGAGGCCTCAGAAAAGCTGCAGACCGAGCTAGAGACCAGGATCCGCAGCTTGGAGGAGGCGCTCAGGCAGCGGGAGCGGGAGGCGGCCGCCGAGCTGGAGGCGGCCCACGGCAAGTGCGAGGCCGCGGAGGCCGAGGCGGGCCGGCTGCGGGAGCGGGTGCGGGAGGCTGAGGGCGGCCGGGCTAGCGGGGTCAGAGATGGGGACACAGGCCAGCTGCGGGCTGCCCTGGAACAGGCCCGCGAGGACCTCCGGGACCGGGACTGCCGTCTCCGGGAGTTAGAGGCAGCCTCGGTCCTGCTGGACGAGGCCCGGGCCGGCCGGCTGCTGGCCGAGGAGGAGGCCCGGGGCCTGCGGGCAGAGCTGGCCCGACGGGAGGAGGCGCGGCTAGAGCTGAGCCGGGAGCTGGAGGCGCTGCGGGAGCAGCTGGTCGTGGCCACGGCCACCGGGGAGCAGCAGCGGGCCACGGCCGCCGAGCTGGGCCAGGCGCGGGATGCGGCCGAGGCCCGGGCCGCGGAGCTGTCCGTGGCCTGTGAGGAGGCCCGGCAGGGCCTGGCAGAGCTGCGGGAGGCCTCCGAGGCGCTCCGCCAGTCGGCCGTGCCGGCCTCCGAGCACCACCGGCTGCAGGAAGAGGCTCTGGAGCTGCGGGGCCGGGCCGCCTGCCTGGAGCAGGAGGTGGTGGCCACGGGCAAGGAGGCCGCCCGGCTGCGCGCAGAGCTGGAGCGCGAGCGGGCGGGCAGCATGGCCCGCCTGGAGCACGAGCGCATCGTGGGCGCCCTGCAGGCCGACGTGGCCCGGTTGCAAGGGCAGCTGGAGGAGCTGGGGCGACGCCACGAGAAGACCACAGCCGAAGTCTTCCAG GTGCAGCGGGAGGCGCTGTTCATGAAGAGTGAGCGACATGCGGCGGAAGCCCAGCTGGCCACGGCTGAGCAGCAGCTGCGGGGGCTACGAACTGAGGCCGAGCGGGCACGCCAGGCCCAGAGCCATGCCCTGGAGGCCCTGGAGAGGGCCAAGGAGAAGGACAAGAAG ATCACGGAGCTCTCCAAGGAGGTCTTCAGTCTTAAGGAGGCGCTGAAGGACCAGCTGGGGGCCCCAGACTCCTTGGAGGTGGAAGCCCTCCGTGGCCAGGTGAAGGCTCTGCGGGAGCAGCTAGAG GAGGCTGCCAGGGACCACAGTGCAGTGGTAGCCTTGTACAGGAGCCACCTCCTCTACGCCATTCAG GGTCAGATGGATGAAGACGTGCAGCGAATTCTGAGTCAGATTCTGCAGATGCAGAGGCTCCAGGCCCAGGGCCGCTGA